GTGCTGCTCGATGACGTGCTCGGGAACGCTCCCCGTCTCGTAGAGGAGTCGCCCTACGAGTGTGCTCTTGCCGTGGTCGACGTGGCCGATGATGGCCAGGTTCTGGTGCGGTTTGTCTTCGCTCATTAGCCGAACCGTGTTTTGCTGTTTTAGGCAACACCCTTAGTGTTTGGGTTCTATGGGTAACACCACACATGGGATACCAATCCGATGTCGACCGGAGCGACCGAATTCGCGTCACCGAGATCCAGGTGACGGCAATTCGATGATGCAGTACCCGAGTGTCTTTGTACAGGCTCGATGCGCTCTGGTTCGTGGGAATTCACCGTCCTAAGTCGGGGGTTTCGAGTAATCTAACGGCTAACCGGGACCCGGACGAACGGCGGTATATGACTCAGGAGAGCCTTGCCTCCTGCAGGCGGGAACAGTAGTTACTGGTTGATCTGCGGATCTATTCCGGTCGTATCGACGACATTCGAGAGACGTGGGTTCGGGGAGATCCGCTGTGCCGACTGGTCGTATTCGACCAGATCGACAGCGGCTAACTGTGGAAGGTCACGATGATGCAGCGTAATGCGAAGGGTTCGTTTTGCGTTGTAGGACGTGGGTCGCGGGCCTAATCGTCGCTTCGTAAGTATGGTAGTGAGAGTCCCCAGGCTGATTCTGCCCGGAGCGGCCACGAGGCATTCCGCTAACTCCTGCCGACGGGGATGGCTGAGGAGAACGCTGATCGGCTCCCAGAGGGGATGCTCGGGCTCTCGTAAGTCCGGGAGCGACATTCCCAGCGAATTAGTCGGTAAGGGGTCAGCGGCGATGACCCCATCGGACTGCCGGTCGATACATTCGGCCGCCTCCAATTTCGGCAATATCCGGTGGGTGAGGTCTATCCGGATCGAGTGACGGTCCGAGCCCGGAATTTCCGTTGATTCACCGTCGGACTCCCGTTCCGTGAGGTGGCTGGTGAGTTCCTGGAGTGGGACGGGACTCGATCGGTTGACGAGAGTCGCGAGCACGCGTCGATACCGCAAATCACCTAGTACCGTGGATAACGTCTCCTGGTCACCCCCTCTCGTCGGCGCTTCGGGTCGGTGATTCATACTACCACCCTGACCAGGGAGCGTGATAGTTTGACGCACCAATATATGTGACCGCCGGGGGAGAAGCTTTCAGAGTTCCTCAAATATCACTTCGAGAAGCTTGCTTTGGGCCTTCCGGACGTGCTGGTGATACGTGGAGGCATCGATATTTAGTGAGTCGGCTATCTCCCCGCCGGTTCGATGCCGGGGGCTGTTGAAAAACCCTCCAAAGTATCCTGCTTCGATGGCGACTCGCTGGCGTTCAGTGAGGTCGTCGGTGAGTAGATTGACCAGATCCTGTAGCGAAGGGGCCGACCGAGTCACCTGCTGTTGTCGCACGAGCCTGCCGGCGGGGTACGTCTCCTGCACTCTCCCGATGACCGACCGGACATCTATCCCCGGTGGTAACTGGATCGTCGCGCTGAAGGCTCCGTTCTCGATTCGTCCCTGCTTGAAGTTGCCTCTGTGGTCCGCGATAGCCGAAGTGAGTGGGGCAGCCGAGAGGTGCTGTTCGAACCGAACTACACCGTCCGTCTCATAGAACGTCTGAAGGTCCTTCCAGCCCTGGAGCCGTTCACTTAGCCCTTCGAGAACCGGTATGGCGCCTTCGGGGAGTCGTCCATACATCAGATACTCGTTTCCGCCCAGTGGCGTCATCCGCTCGATGGTGATGGTGCCTGCCGTTGGTGGGACGTCCTCCGTGTCGAACAGGTCCGGGATCTGTAGTTCGAGTTCGATAACTTCCTCGCTGATGAGTGCCCGTTTGTGGTCTACCGCAGCGATCGCGTGGCCGATGACGTCGCTGAGTTGGCCGATGACTTCCCGCTCCGCCTCGGCAAAGGCATCCGGCCGTTCCGAACCCACACCGAGAACCCCATAGAGCACGCCCTGATGGAGGATCGGGATGATCGCGAGTGAACTGTAATCGAACTGGCTCGCATGGTCCCGTAACGCGCCGGAACTCAGCTCCTGTCGGGCGTTCTGGATGACCTGCATCCGCTTGGTGTCGATGGCTTTCCGAACAGGGCCTTGCTCAGTAGACTCGGCCAGCGTCCGTACGGGCGGGACGTCGTCGTTTTCGCCAGCGCACCCCGACCACACTCGCGTTTCCAGATCGTGGGCCGAATCGAGCGACCCGACCCAGGCGAATCGATACGAACCGGAGTCGGCCAATCGGTCACAGACCACTTGCTCGATCTCCGTACGGGTGGATTGCTCGATGACCGCCGTGGTGATACCACGTACGACGTTGTTCAATTCGTCGAGCGCGGCGAGTTGCTCACGTTGCCGTTCCAGGTCCCGCTCGTACTGCCGGCGCTCGGAGATGTCCGTTGCCATTAGAATGGCGCCGTCGAACTCGCCGTCCCGGTGCACTGGGACCGCACGCCCGGTGAAGTAGGCCTCCTTTCCGTAGATCGATTCGAACGGGAACGAAAACTCGATCGTTTCGCTATGCTTGAGGCTCTTGAAGAGATCCGACTGCCCCGTCTCGACGATCGGCGGGAGTTCGCTGATGTCCAGACCGATCGCGGCCGACGATTCCTTCTCATCAGGGAGACCGATTATCTCCTCAGCCCGCGGGTTCTCGTAGGTGATTCGAAGCTCTTCGTCAAGGCGAAACATCCCGAACGGGGCGTTTTCGACCAGTTCCTCGTTGAATTCACGCGCCTCACGGAGCTGTCGTTCGTTCTCCTTGCGGTCCGTGATGTCACGGACGACACAGATGATGCCACCGGATTCGGAGGCCATCAGCGATATCTCCTGGGGAAACGTCGTGCCGTCCTGTTTCTTCCCGGTGGCTTCACCGCGCCAAGCGCCGTCTTCGGAAAGCGCCGGAATGATCTCGTCTTGGAACCGTGAGTACTCCTCGTCCGAGTAACACATCTTCCAGTGTTCCCCGAGAAACACATCCGGGTCGTCATAGCCGTACACGTCCGCGTGGGCCTGGTTCACGTAGAGGTACTCCCCGGATTCGCTGACGATGCCCAGGCCATCGATCAGCGACTCCAGCGTCTGTGACTGCCACCGAGAGTGATTTTCCCCCGTCGATCCGTCGGCTGGTTCAACCGCTAAACGATGGCCATCTGAGGTATCATCCGCTTGGCTCTCCGTCTCCGACCTCGGCTGAGTCTCCTGATCGTGATCGCCTTGGGAACTCGCATCAGCGGAGTTTCGCCACCAAACCCGGGACCCGGACCCGGCCTTTTTCGTTTCGAGTCGGCCCCGTTCGGCCAGTTTTTCCAGTCGTTTGTGAATAGTTCGACGCTCCGCGTCGAGAGTTTGAGCCACTTCCGGGGTCGTGAGCGGTTCGTACTGGTCGTCGCGTTCGTCGAAGACGGCCAAGGTTTCGGCGTAGATATCCCGCCGCGATCCGGAGGCCATACGTGTAACGAGATAGCATTGCACATAGTTCCGTCGGCGGAACTACCTCTGAGATGGCGACACTCGATTCGACGACGCATTCGGCAGTTCCGGTGGAGACGGCCATCTCGTAGGCCCAGTAGGGGACGTCGATCCTGTGAAGATCCTCGGTCACTTCGACCACAGGAGATTCGTAGTCCGCAACCCGTCCCCGTCAGACCAGCAACTGGATGTCGGCGTCCGCCATGTCCCGCAGGGCCGTCGCGGCTCCGACGCCGGTGGTGACGCCGTCGTAGAAGTCACCTTCGTCGTAGTCCAGCAGGTCGATGGTCATCTGACAGGCCTGGAACTCCACGCCCATCTCGAGGCTCGTCTCGACGAGTTCCTCGACGGACGCGGTGTCGTTGTCCGCGATCCGTCGTTCCATCATCTTTGTCGTCACGCGGTCCATGCCGGGGAGCGCTGCGACCGCGTTCGGCACCGGCACGTTGGGGTTGCCGACGGAACTCAGCTTGAGGTCCTTCGAGCGCTCCTCGTGGAGGATATCCAGCCCCCAGAACGTGTGGAAGACGGTCACCTCGTAGCCGAACGCGGCGGCGGTGCTGGCGAGGATCAGCGGGGGATACGCCATGTCGAGGGTTCCCTTCGTCGCGATGATGCTCACCTTCCTCGTGTCGTCCCCGCCGGTGGCTGCGTCGAGCGCGTCCTCGAGTTCGTCGACGCGTGCGGCCAGTTCCGCTCGGGAGGGCACCTCGTCGGCCGCCGCGTCGGGTGTGTCGGCGCTCATCGTCACGCCGTCTTGCGAACGTAGTGGGTGTACACGTCGTCGCCCTCCGCCTGGTCGAGTAGTTCGACGCCCTCCGTTCCGGCCGCCCACCCGTCGATGTCGCTCACGCTGCCGGGGTCGGTCGCCAGCACTTCGAGGACGTCGCCGGCGGCCAGGTCGTCGATGGCGGCCTTCGCCTTCACCACGGGCATGGGACACGATGCGCCTTTCACGTCGAGCGTCTCCGCGATATCGAATTCGGTGCTCATTGGGTATCCGCTCCGTGTGTCTGTATTGGAGCTACCGCACAATATCCTACACTCGGTTAAAAGATTGTTGGTTCTTGTGCTTACTACAAATCACTACATCGCCTTCATTGGATAAATAAGCGTCTAAAACGGCTATATTGGCGTTATATGGTATCGAACCGTGTTTCAACACCAGTTAGTATTGCTCTTCAAAGGAAATACTATGAAAACGCTTTTGTGCGGTCGACCGGTAGAGGCGACCACACGACATGAACGCCGACGACTTCCCGACGCCGGACGTCGCCGTGGAAACGGTCGATCCGGAATCGCTGAAGGACCGCATCGACGCCGGAGAGGCGGTCACGCTTCTCGACGCGCGCATGGGGTCCGACTACGACGAGTGGCACATCGACGACGAGAGCGTCACGTCGATCAACGTCCCGTACTACGAGTTCCTCGAGGACGGGATCGACGAGGACGTCCTCGAGCGCGTCCCGAACGACCGCGAGGTGACCGTCGTCTGTGCGAAGGGCGGTGCCAGCGAGTACGTTGCTGGCACGCTCGCGGAACGCGGCTACGACGTGGACCACCTTGAGGGCGGGATGAACGGCTGGGCGAGCATCTACGAGGCCGTCGAAGTCACCGGCTACGACGGTGCCGGCACGCTCCTGCAGTACCAGCGGCCCTCCTCGGGTTGTCTGGGCTATCTCCTCTACGACGGCGGCGACGCCGCGATCATCGACCCGCTGCGGGCGTTCACCGAGCGCTATCTGCAAGACGCCACCGACCTTGGCGTCGACCTCCGGTACGCGCTGGACACGCACGTCCACGCCGACCACGTCTCGGGGGTGCGGGACCTGGCCGACGAAGGCGTCGAGGGCGTCGTCCCCGAAGCGGCCGTCGACCGCGGCGTCACGTACGCGGACGACCTGACCACCGCCGAGGACGGCTACACGTTCCAGGTCGGCGACGCCACCATCGAGGCAGTCTACACGCCGGGGCACACCACGGGGATGACGTCCTACCTCGTCGACGGCAGCCTGCTTGCGACCGGCGACGGCCTCTTCGTCGAGAGCGTCGCCCGCCCCGACCTGGAGGAGGGCAACGAGGGAGCGCCCGACGCGGCGCGACGGCTCTACGAGTCGCTGCAGGAGCGCGTGCTGGCGCTGCCCGACGACACGCTGGTCGGCGGCGCGCACTTCAGCGACGCCGCCGACCCGGCCGCCGACGGCACCTACACCGCGCCCATCGGCGACCTCGTCGAGGAGATGGACGCGCTCACGATGACCGAGTACGAGTTCGTCGACGCCGTGCTCGCGGACATGCCGCCGCGGCCGGCCAACTACGAGGAGATCATCGCGACGAACCTCGGTCGGAACGCCGTCGACGACGAGGCGGCGTTCGCGCTCGAACTCGGCCCGAACAACTGCGCGGCGAGCCGGGACTCGCTCGCGGATGACTGACGACACAGATGGTGACTGACCTAGTCGGACTCCAGGTCGTCGCCGAACTGTTCCCGAACGGCGTCAGCCGGTACGCCGTCGGTGGGTTACTCGTGGGGCTCGGCACCGTCCTCATCTACCTCGGGACGGGGATTCACGCGGGGGCGAGCACGTTCCTGGAGTCGACGCTGTCGTACGTCTCGGACCGGTCGCGGTTCCAGCAGTACGTCGCCTCGCGGGACTGGCGGCTCGTGTTCACGCTCGGCATCGTTCTCGGCGCGGGCGTCTACGCCGTCGTCTACCAGGGCGGGGCGTGGACGACGGACGTGCAGCCGTGGCGGCTCCTGGTGGGCGGGTTCTTCGTCGGCGTCGGGACGCGCGTCGGCAAGGGCTGTACGTCCGGCCACGGCATCTGCGGCGTCGGGTCGGCCTCGAAGACGTCAGTCGTCGGCGTCGTGACGTTTCTCGCGGTGGCTATCGTCACCGCACAGGTCGTCGCCGCACTCGGGGCGAGTCCGTAGATGGCGGACCGCCATCCCCTGTTCGTGCCGCTGGTCCTCGTCGGCGGCCTCGTCTTCGGGTTCGGGCTCGCCTACAGCCACATGGCGCGCCCGGAGGTCGTGCTGGACTTCCTCCAGTTCGAGGACCTCGGGCTGGTGTTCGTGATGTTCGGCGGGGCGGCCGTCGCAGGATTGACGTTCCTCCTCGCGCCCCGGCTGCTCGGCCGCGCGCCCCTGACCGGCGACCGCTACGAGCGTCGCCTGAAGCCGTTCGACCGGGACGTGCTCGTCGGCGGCGCGGTCTTCGGCGTCGGCTGGGGCCTCTCCGGCATCTGTCCCGGGGCAGCCTACGCCAGCCTCGGCGTCGGCAACGTCGCCATCCTGTGGGCCCTCGCCGGGATGTTCCTCGGCGCGTACCTCCAGGGCTACTGGCGCAGCCGCGACCGGGCCCCCGAGACCGCCCCGTCGGGCGCGGACTGACGCCCCGTGCCGATGGACCCCGCTCTCGTCGCCCTCTTCGTCGGTGCCGCGCTCGCCAGCCTGTTCATGGCCTGGGTCATCGGTGCCGGGTCGAGCGGTGCGACCCCGTTTGCCCCCGCCGTTGGAGCGAACGCCGTGGGGACGATGCGGGCCGCCTTTCTGGTCGGCATCTTCGGGTTCGCCGGCGCCGTCACCCAGGGTAGCAGCGTCTCGGAGGCCGTCGGGACCGGGCTCGTCGGCGGGACGAGCATGCCGGTCGCCGGCGTCATCCTCGTGCTGGTGCTGGGTGCCGGACTGATGGCGGTCGGCATCGTCACTGGGTACCCGATCGCGACCGCGTTCACCGTGACCGGTGCCGTCATCGGCATCGGCCTCGCGCTCGGCGGGACGCCGGTCTGGCCGAAGTATCGCCAGATCGCCGCCGTCTGGGTGGCGACCCCGTTCGTCGGCGGCGGGATCGCGTACGTCATCGCGAGTGTTCTCCCGCGCCCCGACGTGCCCGAGCGGTACAGCGTGCCCGCGCTCGTCGGGGTCGTCGCCGCCGTCCTCGTGAACGTCGAGTTCGGGTTCCTCGGCGGGGGCAGTTCCACCGGGACCGTCCGGGGAGTCGGCCAGGACGTGCTGGCGGTCGGCGAGTGGGCGTCGGCTGTCGTCGTCACCGGCGGTGCGGCCCTGACCGTCGCCGCCCTGGTCCGGTGGGACGTCGAACGGGACCAGTGCGGGGGGTTGCAGCGCGTGCTGCTCGCGCTCGGGTCGCTCGTCGCGTTCTCCGCGGGCGGCAGTCAGGTAGGACTCGCGGTCGGGCCGCTGCTTCCCCTCCTCGGCGAAGTCGGGTCGGCGTCGACGGTCGCGGTGCTGGTCGGCGGCGGTCTGGGGATGCTCGCGGGATCGTGGACGGGTGCCCCCAGGATGATCAAGTCACTCGCACGGGACTACTCGTCGCTGGGGCCGCGGCGCGCCATCTCCGCGCTCGTCCCGTCGTTTCTGATCGCACAGCTAGCCGTCCTGCTCGGCGTCCCCGTGTCGTTCAACGAGATCGTGGTCAGCGCGATCATCGGGAGCGGTGCCGCCGTCGGGGGCCAGGCCGCGGTCGACGCGCGAAAGATCCTCGTGACGCTTTGCGCGTGGGCCGGGTCGTTCGCGCTCTCGTTCGTGCTCGCGTACGCCGCCGGGAGGCTCCTCCTGTAACCCGTCGCGGACGGGCTGTTCGCGGGCTTGACCCCCGGATGGCGGCCGGCCACGGACGCGGTCACCGTCGCCCGAGCGGGGCGTCGTTTACTGGTCGAATTCGCCCCTGATGACCGCCGCGACCCGGTCACGGTCGAACAGTTGTTCCTCCTCGGGGATCTCGGGATACGGCCCCTCGGTGTAGGTCGGCCACTCGCCGAACGCGTCGGGGTACAGCTGTTTGGCGGTCATCTCCAGCTGGAACAGGTTCAGGATCGGCCCCTGGTAGCGCGCCCCCTGGGCGTACACGCGGTCGTTCTGCACGGCGGGGAGCTGGCTCCCGGCCGCGTCGTCCGCGAGGCCGCTCCGGATCGCCCCGATGCTGGTCTGGGGGTGCATCCCGCCGAGCGCGAAGATCACGTCCGGGTTGGCTTCGAGGAGCGCCTCCATCCCGATCTGCGTCGTCGACCCGACCTCGTCGCTGAACGCGCTCACCGGCTCCAGCGGGCTGACGTGGGCCGTCAGGAAGCCGGGGTCGTCGAGCGGGTACGCGTAGATGCTGTCGAGGTCGCTGGCCCCGATGAGCACCGCGGTCGGTCGCTCTGATTCGGGCGGGAGCACCGATTCGAGCGTGTTCAGGAGGTCATCGTGGATCCCGGCGAGCGCTTCGTACCGGGCTTCCTCCTGAAACACCGCCGCGACGCGCTCGAACATCTCCCAAAGGCCGTAGTACTCGTAGTCGTCGACCCACTCCTCGGGCGGCGTGCCGTGCGAGTCGCTGAACTGGTTGCCGAACCACGGCCCGACGTCGGACCCTATCTCCTCGATGTCCTCCATGTTCCAGCTCTGGAGGGCGAACACGCTCGCCGGGTCGGCCAGGTGGACGTCGCTGTTCAGGTCGTAGAGCTTCTCCTTGTCGGGGTCCCACGAGGAGTAGAGGCCGGACCAATCGAGCGAGACGCCGTCGAGGTGCGGGGTGTACTGGTTCCAGAGCTGGTCGTAGTAGTCGGGCGCGTGCATCGCGTTCACGTCGTTGCCGCGCCCGAGCGCGAACGCCATCCCCGCGAGGTGCGTGAGCCGGGTGAAGATGCTCTCGGGCACGGCGTCGAACTCGGTCTCGCCCATCGGGGCCATCGACACGGTGTACGAGCCGTCCGTCCCGTCTCCGGACTCCTGTGACCCGCCGGTGCTGGTACAGCCGGCGAGCATCCCGCCGGCGACGAGCCCGCTGCCGCCCTGTATGAACTCCCTCCGCGTCGGTATCCCGCGTCCGATCGAATCGTCGACCATGGTTTTAGGCTCGCCTAACAATGCATAAACGCTACGATTTTTAGGTGGGCCTAAACAGGGTGGTGGATCCGCCGGTTCGCTAACCGTCGACTCAACTTATGGACGTCAACTCGTTCACTGACCGACCGGATCGACGCCGGTGGGTCAGGATCCGACGGAGTAAACCCCATCCCGGTGGCCCCCGTAGCGGTCCCCGTATGACTGGTGCCAGCGTGCAGTTGATCCGCAACGCAACGGTTCTCGTGGACGTCGGCGACACGACGTTCCTCGTCGACCCGATGTTCACGCCGCAGGGGGAGAACCCGCCCGTGCCGAACTCGCCGAACGACCGAAAGAACCCGCTCGTCCCGATGCCCGACGTCGATCTCACCTACGACGCCGTGGTCGTCACGCACCGCCACCCCGACCACTGGGACGAGGCGGCAAGCGAGGAACTCGACGCCGACGTCCCCCTCCTTTGCCAACCCGAGGAGGCGGAGGCCTTCGCCGACGAGGGGTTCACCGACGTGCGGCCTGTCGACGACGAGACCACCTTCGACGGCGTGACGGTCCACCGGACGCCGGGCCGACACGGACACGGCGACCTGGCCGAGGAGATGGGGCCGGTTTCGGGGTTCGTCTTCGCGGCCGACGAGACGGTGTACGTCGCCGGCGACACGGTCTGGTACGGGCCGGTCGAGGAGACGCTCGACCGGTTCGAGCCCGACCTGGTCGTCCTCAACGGCGGCGAAGCGCGGTTCGTGGAGGGCGATCCCATCACGATGGGCGTCGAGGACGTCGCCGCCGTCCGCGAGGCAACGGACGCAGCGGTCGTCGTCGTCCACATGGAGGCGATCAATCACTGCTTGCTGTCGCGCGAGGAACTGCGGGCGGGGACGGCGGACGTGTCCGTCCCCGAGGACGGCGAGCGGGTCGGGCTGTAAGACGGGTTCCCTCCCACCCGAGGTGGGATATAAATACGTCGTCCCGCTACCTCCGTGGCGAATGCGATACCTCACGGCGCTGGTCAAGCCGAACGACGGCGGCGCGTTCCATCCGCTCGGGGGGAAACTGGCGGAGGCCGCCTCCATCGAGCGGCGGGCGATCCACCGTATCGAACTCCTCGGCGACGACACCGTGTTGCTGTTCGCCGAGGCCAGCGGCAGTCAGGAACGGTACAGGCAGATTATGGACGACTCCCCCTACGTTATCGAGTATCTCACCGCCGGCGAGGACCGCTGGATGGCGGTGAGTCAGTTCGAACCGACGGAACCGGTCCGACGGGCGCTCCGGCTTCAGCGGGAATCGCTTCTGGTGCTCGACACGCCGTTTCATTTCACCTCCGAGAACCATCTGGAGGTCACGTATCTGGGAACCGAAGACGCGTTCCGGGACCTGTTCGAATACGCCGAGGGGACGGAGTCGATCGGGTTCGAAGTCCTCGAAACGGGCGAGTACGAGGCCGACGGGTCGTCGCTCAGGGGGACGATCACGTCCCGGCAGGAGGAGGTGCTCGAGGCGGCGGTCGATCTGGGGTACTACCGCGAACCCCGGCAGGCGTCGCTCGCGGACGTCGGCGATGCCGTCGGTATCTCCCCGGCAACGGTGGGCGAACACCTCCGAAAGGTCGAGGAACGGGTGTTTCGCGGGATCGTTCGCTGACGTGGTTTCGGGACCCGTTCGGGGCGGTCCCCACACGGGCTGTTCGCCTTACGACGCACCCGGCGCTTAAAAGGAGCCCCATGGCTGCGGCAGTCAGCATAATCGCCTTCGGAGCCTACGCCGACGTGGAGCAACGGTCCATGTCCGGGACAGTGACACCGAATCAAGTCGACGGTTCGAGCCGATACCGATGGCAGTGACGGAACCACAGGTCGACACCGATGCATCGCTGTTGACCGACCCCGAGGTCACGTCCACCTACCGCGAGGTAAACGGGGTCCGGTTACACGTCGTGACCGCCGGCGACCCCGACGCGCCGCTGGTCGTGCTGTTGCACGGGCATCCGGATTTCTGGTACGGCTGGCGCCACCAGATGGCGTCGCTCGTCGAGGCCGGCTTCCGCGTGGTCGTCCCGGACCAGCGGGGCTGTAACCTGAGCGAGGCGCCGGCGGGGATCGACGCCTATCGACAGTCGGAACTGACGGCCGACGTGCGCCAGCTGATCCGGAGCGAGGGGCGGGACTCGGCCCACGTCGTCGGGCACGACTTCGGCGGGTTCGTCGCCTGGAACGTGGCGCTCCGCCACCCCGATCTCGTGGACCGACTCGGGATCTTCAACGTCCCGCACCCGACGGTGTATCGGGCGACCCTGCGGTCCAGCCCCCAACAGATCGCCCTGAGTTGGTACGTGTGGTTCTATCAGGTGCCGAAGCTCCCGGAGTGGCTGCTGAGCCGGAACGACATGGCCAACATGGTCGACTCCCTCGAACTGACTTCGAACGAGGGCACGT
The Halostella litorea DNA segment above includes these coding regions:
- a CDS encoding alpha/beta fold hydrolase, producing the protein MAVTEPQVDTDASLLTDPEVTSTYREVNGVRLHVVTAGDPDAPLVVLLHGHPDFWYGWRHQMASLVEAGFRVVVPDQRGCNLSEAPAGIDAYRQSELTADVRQLIRSEGRDSAHVVGHDFGGFVAWNVALRHPDLVDRLGIFNVPHPTVYRATLRSSPQQIALSWYVWFYQVPKLPEWLLSRNDMANMVDSLELTSNEGTFDEASIDRYRAAWHHTGVSPRLNWYRGFRRSEGPPRDTVTPPTLICWGENDIALLPSMANRSIDYCEDGRLRTFPDASHWVHHEREAVTEELLRHLA